A single region of the Devosia sp. FJ2-5-3 genome encodes:
- a CDS encoding MarR family winged helix-turn-helix transcriptional regulator, whose amino-acid sequence MLVNFGVEFLPVSSLPGHLARRFHQLSTALFDVEMQRSGIDLTPVQYAALAAIFAKPEIDQASLAGLIGYDRTTIGGVVDRLCDKGFVARSTNPGDRRAKVLVSTPAGAAILERANEIVRAAQEQLVAGLDRSERKQLVQLLEKAITALGDVSRTSR is encoded by the coding sequence TCGGGGTTGAGTTCTTGCCGGTCAGTTCATTGCCAGGCCATCTGGCGCGCCGCTTTCATCAGCTCTCCACCGCGCTGTTCGACGTTGAGATGCAGCGGAGCGGGATCGACCTGACGCCTGTTCAATATGCTGCGCTCGCCGCCATTTTCGCCAAACCGGAAATCGATCAAGCCTCGCTGGCAGGCCTTATCGGATACGATCGAACGACCATAGGCGGCGTCGTGGACAGGTTGTGCGACAAGGGTTTTGTGGCCCGTAGCACCAATCCCGGCGATCGCAGGGCCAAAGTGCTCGTCTCCACACCGGCAGGGGCGGCAATCCTGGAACGCGCAAATGAAATTGTGCGGGCGGCACAGGAGCAACTCGTTGCCGGGCTTGATCGCTCTGAGAGGAAACAACTCGTTCAGCTGCTCGAGAAGGCCATCACAGCCTTGGGCGATGTCAGTCGCACGTCACGCTAA